The genomic window GCACGTCGTCCGGCGCCCGGCGCAGAGCCAGGGTGTAGTCCGGAGGGCAGGCCGGGCGCAGGATCTCGTGGGGTCTCAGCGCCTCCAGGTCGTGAGCGTCGTGCTCCGAGTGTTTGATCTGCAGGGACATGAGCTCCTCCTCCTGGCCTCCGTGCACCAGGTCGTTGGCCGCGTTGCGTTGGGGGCTGGGGCGCCGGCCCCCCAGCACGCCCGCCCGCAGCTCGTGCCGCTTGTCCCGCTTGTAGTAGAGGGCGGCGAAGGCCAGGATGTTGAGGAAGAGCAAGGAGGCCCCCACGGCCACGGTGACGCTCAGCTCGGTGGAGTAGTCCCGCGAGTCCCCCGGGAAAGGGGCGTAGCGCCGGCGGTCGTCCGCCTCGTCCTCGTCCGGCggcagggtggggaagggccgGCGGGTGGTGCTGGGCCCCGCCCGGGAGCCGGGGGGCCAGCGGGTGCCGTAGGGCGGGACGCGGGTGGTGGTGGAGGTGTAGACGGGGTCGTggaggtggtggaggtggggcacCAGCTCCAGCCAGAAAGCCACCTTGTTGGCCCGGTAGTTGTCCCGCACCCGGGGCTTGAGGCCGATGTGGAGGTACTGCTTGTCCTTGGTGTTGAACTTGGTCCACACCACCTCCTCGAAGCGGTTCGGCTTGGTGTGGATGAATTTGGTGTCCTGCGGCACCGGCTGGTTGGGGTCCCTGCAAGGAAGGGAGATGGAGTTATGGGGTGCGGGGGGAATCTGGCCCGGAGGCAACggcgggagggggggtgtttCTAGAGGGCATCAGGTCTTCAAGATGGATACGGGTGCAACACATTCCTCACTGCTATCCAccccacatccatccatccatccctccctccccactcacccATCCtcctgtctgtccatccatcccctcaTCCATCCACTCCACGCATCCGTCCATccatcacccacccacccatccgtccgtccgtccatccatcccctcATCCATCCAGTCCAcacatctgtctgtccatccatccatccctccctccctccccatccgtccatccatccatcccctcatccacccatccatccctccgCATCCATCCAGTCCACACATCCGTCCACCCatcccctcacccacccacccatccatccatctccccacccccatccagcccaccaccctccctcccatccatccccacaTCCCTCATCTATCCCCACAACCACCCCCAGCCGTCCTTTCCCCGCacacccctgcctccctccttcccattTATCCATCTGTCCCCATCCCTCCCGACCATTTGCTTACACTCCACCCGGCTTCTCCCCTGTGCCCTATCCCAAGACTACCGGCCCCATGgcccctccttctcttccctccccgctTGCCCCCCATGCCCCGCTCACCCCGTCTTGGCAAAGTTGGTCCAGTAGGTCATGACCACGGCGCTCAGCATGATGTCGTTCTTGGAGAAGTTGCAGGGGAAGAGGTCGGTGGCGCCGATCATGGGCACCCCGAAGACGTAGGGGATTTCGTCCCCGTGGGCGGCGTCAGCCCACTCGGGCCGGGTGTCGGTCTGGCAGTGGTGGTAGAAGGTGTAGAAGTACACGGGGGACTGGTATTCGGCGTGGAGCTTGGCCGTGGCCACGGCTGGCGCCACCCACTGGTGGTCGGTGAAGAGCGCCAGCAGGGTCTTCCGCCGCATCTCCCCGTTGTCCCGGTCGGCCCAGTCCGTGTACATGAACTTGATGGTCTCCCGCAGGATGTCTTTCCCCTCGGGGTAGCCGTAGAGGTTGTCCACGAAGTTGGAGATGGTGAAGTCGAAGTAGCTGGCCGAAATCCCGTCTTCGTTCTCCATCGAGTCCTCCACGAATTTCAGCCCCTCGCCCTGGTTCACCCCGATCAGGATGTCGTAGTTGAGAAATTCCCCCTGCTGCATGAGGATCTCCGGGTCGTCCGGCACCACGTCCCCGTCCACCACTGGCCCGAAGGCGATGTGGTAACGGGCCGGCTGGATGTCCTGGTCGACCAGCTCCCGGTACGGCTTTCGGCGCAGGCAATCCACCGTCTCGCTCGTGTCCAGGTGGTCACAGCCCACCTTGGAGGCCAGCATGCGGGTGTATTTCAGGGGCTGGTAGTTGACGGACCAACTGGAGATGGCCGTGCCGCTCTGAGCTATGGCCTTTTGAAAGAGACCTgccggggagggagagaggatcaGAGAGAGCAAGAGGGGGAGATACGTGTGCTGTGGGGATCGGAGGGTGCATGGACGGAGGCCTGtatctggggatagatagatcgataggggggtggctgggggtggatggatggggatagatagatcgataggggggtgtctgggggtggatggatggatggatggatggatggagggggtgtctgggggtggatggatggatggatggatggagggggtggatgaatggatggatggatggatggagggggtctctaggggtgggtggatggatggagggggtgtctgggggtggatggatggatggatggatggatggagggggtgtctgggggtgggtgggtggatggatggatggatggatggagggggtgtctgggggtggatgcatggatggatggatggatggatggatggagggggtgtctgggggtggatgcatggatggatggatggatggagggggtgtctgggggtgggtggatggatggatggatggatggatggatggatggatggagggggtgtctgggggtgggtgggtgggtggatggatggatggatggagggggtgtctggggatgggtggatggacggatggagggggtgtctggggatggatggatggatggatggatggatggagggggtgtctgggggtgggtggatggatggatggagggggtgtctgggggtgggtggatggatggatggatggatggatggagggggtgtctggatggatggatggatggatggatggatggagggggtgtctggggatggatggatggatggatggatagatataGATGTGGAACTGGCTGGCACATGGGGGCGGGGAatgcggggagggggcggggagggggcagctggtaCCTTCCGAGTGGTGGACAGGATGAGGAGGTTGACGCAGGAGGCTCCGGCGCCGGACCCGAAGATGGTGATGCGTTCAGGGTCCCCCCCAAAGTGCCCGATGTTCTCGTTGAGCCACCGCAGGGCCTGGATCTGTCCAAAAGCCCATAGTTCCCCTTGGCCGACTGGTCCCCGGTGCTCAGGAATCCTGAGGGGGTGGGGTCGGACACGGAGACCGGGGTTAGGAGCCGCTCCCCTGGGTCACCAGCCGCCCTGTCCCAGAGGTGggcgcatctcagcgccgggcgaggggtccccgggtcaccagccgccccgccccagaggaaAGGTGCCATTTGATTTCAACCGATTTCCAGGCACTttgcccatccccccccccccccccgtccccaatTAATGTCAACccgaaacagaaaaaaaaaaaagtggatgaAAAATTAATTCTCTGGCTCCCCGCAACCCCGAGGCCCCTCGTTAGCGCTAACGAGGCCTCACCAGTCATTCTCCTCAGCtctgggttccccccccccgtcccgccCCTTTCactgtaattaaatattcattccaGCCGCCGAGCTGTAAATTTCACACGCTGGGCTCGGAGATCggcggtgtgtggggggggacgggacaaggacatgcccccccacacacacactcgggGGGGCAATTCGAGGCTTCCTCTGTAGttaccccacccctgctccgccggCAGGATCCCGGTTGGGGGGGGTTgacacatgggggcagggggctgggatcctggggagggggaggggcggctggggggggggcccttaCCCAGCACCCCCAGACGGTAGTTCATGGTGACGACGATGACGTTGCCGTAGGCGGCCAGGACGCTGGCATCGAACATGTTCCCCGTcccctccatgtaggagccaccATGCAGGAACAGCATCACCGGCTTCTTCCGCTGTCCCGGATatctgggggggacggggacggagagaaatggggggcagagagagattggggggagagagaaatggggagcagagagagatcaGGGGACAGACAAAGattgggggagcaggagggatcaGGGGAGCAGAGATTGGGGGCAGAGAGAaatgggggagaaagagagagatcggGGGAGCAGAGattgggggcagagagggagtgggggggacagagagatcaggggacagagagagatcACGGGGAGCAGAGAtcggggggcagagagagagatcgGGGGGCAGAGATTTGAGCAAGAGAGAGATTgcggggagcagagagagatcgGAGGGCACAGATTGGCGGCAGAGAGCAATCGGGGGCAGAGCAAGATCGGGGGGCAGAAGAGAGAGAtcggggggcagagagaggcagtGTCACTCGAGGTgactcctgcccccctgcccgtGAGTCTGCCGATCCCCCCTCCACGCCTGTCCCTGGGGACCCCCCGGTGACGCCCCTTTCCCCAGGCCGGGGTGGAGGGGAgtctggagggatgggggggtgtCTCTGGACAGGGGGGATTGGCTGCTTTGGGGCCTGGGTAGGGGTCAAATAGTCCTGCCCCCCTTTAAAAGACCCTAATAGGACCCCATTGcaccccccagagaccccctctgcccccatccccctaTTAAACCCCCTCACCCCATTTCAGACCCCCGACCCCTTCCCCAGGATCCCTCTCATTCTCTAACCCCCTCATGCTCTCTGACCCCCGTCctttcccctgcagccccatgggggggtctctgccccccaacctgtgcctcctgccccaggaccccctcccaccccttctgaacccctccccccacagatatGGAGCTGGGGGGGTCCTGCATGGGGTGGTGCTGTGGGAACGAGCCCCCCCCGTAAGGTCCTGCTCCCCGCCTGTTATTGCTCCATCTCCCCAGTAGGGGGTAGCACTTTGCCCCCTGGGGGTGGGTCAGGGGGTCACGGGTCTGAGTGGCCAGTGAGGTCAGAGGttcctgtggggggcgggggtgagaggTCAATGGGGGTCAGAGGTTCCCAGCGGGTCACAGGTCAGAGAGATCAATGGGGGGAGTCACAGATTCCTAGAGGTCAGAGGTCAATGCAGGTTAGGGGGTCAGAGAAATCCAATGGGTCAAAAGTTCATGGGGGGGACAAAGATCCCCGGGGGGCAGAGGTCAGAAAGGTTAATGGGGTCAGAGGTTACAAATCATTGAGGATGGAGGGTCACTGGGGGTCAGAGGTCAAAGACTGGTGAGGTTCAGAGGTCATAGAGGCCAATGGGGGGTCAGAGGTCAGAGCTCAGACCAGTCAATGTGGCAAAGGTCAGTGGGGGGTCAAAGGTCCCTGGGAGGTCAGAGGCCAGAAATGCTGGCGGGGTCATGGGTCAGAGAGGTCAGTGGGGGTCAGAGGTCAGAGCAGTCAAATGTGACAAGGATTCTGGGGGGGTCAGAGGTCAATGGAGGTCAGGGGCATCACTGGATTGGGGGTCAGAGGTCAGAGGTTTCTGGAGGCCAGATAATCATGGGGTCAGGGGCCCCTGCTGGGGTCAGGAAAGGTCAAAGTTCAACAAGGTGCCCATGGTTTCCATGGAGGTCACAAGCGGGGGTGAAAGGTCAAAGGTCAGGGgatcctggcagccaggactccccCAGGCCAGAGGCCACCCCCCCGTTCTATCCCGTTGCCATGGAAACATAAaaatttctctcccccccctcacccccccaaaaaattttgGTTTCCTTTTCTAGGTCACATCCCGTCTCCATGGCAACTGGGGGCCTAATTAATTCTGTGCCAACGGAGAGCGTTAATTAGACGCAAGGAGGCCTTAATTAGCGCCTGCcgggccgcccctccccccaccctgtttAAGATGGAGGAGGGGATGACGGGAACCCCTCGCACACTCGTGGAGCCTGTCGCACGTGCACCCGAGCCGTCACACGCGCACCAGCCTTCTTGCACGTGTACAGGGCCTCCTTGCACCTTTGCCACACCGAAAGATGCCTGCACGCTCACGGACCCTTTGCACACTCAGAGCCGCTCACACACTCGCTGCGTCCCtcgtgcacacacacagctcctgcctaaGAGCCTTGCACACTTGTCAGTCCCcttgcacagacacagagagccCCGTGCACACACAGAGCCCAACTTAACACACACCCTCAGACCCTGGCTTAAAACACAGAGACAGGGCCCGGcttaacacacacagacacacacatgccaatttaacacacacaaacacacagacccCAGCttaacacacagagacacacacatgcCAGcttaacacagacacacacacagagtctggctttacacacacacacacagcccagcttaacacacacacacacacacacacagagtctggctttacacacacacacagcccagcttaacacacacacacacacacacacacacacacacacacacacagagtctggctttacacacacacacaacccagcttaacacacacacacacacacacacacacagagtctggctTCACTCATACACACACGTATCCAGTCACCAATGGAGGCATCCAAAACACACCCTCCActtgcacacccaccctgcaCGCACGCACCTTCCCACATCCTTACATACTTACTGACGCCCCATTTATGTCCACCCACATTGGCTGTGCAGAGACATTCACATGCCCGGACACACCCACCACCCCCTTCCACCCGCGGACACGCttatcctgggacaaacacacacactgccccttccacacccctTTGCACATGCACGGGCCGAGCTGTCTTGATGTTACAGCCACACATCTCTGGAGACAGCCGGCCACACTCACCCTCACCTAGCACCCTCACCTTGCACCCTCACCTCGCACCCTCACCTTCCTTTCCAGCCCCCCACACCAACCCCATCCCTTGACCACCCCTGAAACTTTCCCCCAAATTCCCCACCAACCTCCCTAAACCTTCCCCCCAAGTAACCCCGATCCTGGCTAAGCCTCCCTTCCCCAAAACATACACACCCCATGGTGGCTGGGGATGGAAATGACAGAGCAATCAGGGCGGAGGTTGGGGGGCGGGTGGCGATGGGGGGGCAGCCCCCCAGTCTCCCCTGGTCTGTATCCCATGTCCCCTGTTTGCCCCAGAGCCCCCTAATCTCGGGTGTCTGGGAGCAGGCCAgataccagggtagatgggcccatCAACagaaccccccccaaccccgcaggAAAACCCACCGAGTTTTCTTTCAGACCAAGACACAGAAaagttttttttggggggatggggaggagagcaAACAAGAGGGGTCATTTTCAGGGTACACGTACAGATCCCCCCCCAATCTTCCCTGCCCATCACCTGACCCGCTCAGCTTtacgagcccccccccccatattcttcCACTGGGCGGTGGTTTTCGTTCGGtttcttttccaaaaaaaaaccccaaaaaacaggGTCAAAAGCTCAAGAAATGgggcaaaaagaaaaagcagaaatcGTGGTTCGTTTTTTGGGCAATTGATTAATGTCTTTAAGTCGACAGCAGCAGCTTTGGGTGAAAAAGAGCCGACCCCCCGATAAAAAATAACCACCGAAAAGAAGGTTGGTTGtttgggaagaaaaaagaaagaaagaaagaagaagaaaaaaaaggaaaaggggaagaaaaaaaacccaaaaaaccagcAAGAAATGTGAAACATGCAGCCAAAAATACCTTCGTCTCCGGAGGGACTGTTTCCGCTGGGTTCGTCGCGTTTTTTTGTGAGTGGACCTAAgaccaagaaaaaagaaaaatttggaaagtggggaaaaaaaaaaaagacagaaagagaaaagatcaaaaagaaaaagagattttttttggtttgtttttgattttaaaaaaaggaaaaaaaaagaaaaaaaaaccaaccaaaaaccaaaaacatttcacTAAGAAAATATATAGAGAGATCAATATATTTAAGCAAAATACAAcgtttttcccccaaaaaaattGATATAGAGAGACACCAAGATCAGCTGTTGAGTCAAAGGTGGTTAGAAGGGGGCTGCGCTTGGGGGGGTACTGGAAAAGGTGGATGAATGTGTCCCCACACCTCAAAACCCCTTCCTCGTGAGAAGGGCTATGGGGCATGAATTGGGAAATGGGGAACACGGATGGACGGATGGATAGAtcgagggggtggatggggatagatagatggatggggtggatggggatggatagatagatagatagatagatagatagatagatggggtggatggggatggatagatagatggggtggatggggatagagagatagatagatcgatcgagggggtggatggggatagagagatagatagatcgatcgagggggtgcatggggatagatagatagatagatagatagatcgagggggtgcatggggatagatagatagatagatagatagatagatagatcgagggggtggatggggatagagagatagatagatagatcgagggggtggatggggatagagagatagatggatagatcgagggggtggatggggatagatagatagatagatagatagatagagggggtggatggggatagatagatagatagatagatagagggggtggatggggatagatagatagatagatagatagagggggtggatggggatagatagatagatagatagatagagggggtggatggggatagatagatagatagatagatagagggggtggatggggatagatagatagatagatagagggggtggatggggatagatagatagatagatagatagatagatagatcgagggggtggatggggatagatagatagatcgagggggtggatggggatagacagatagatagatagatcgagggggtggatggggatagatagatagatcgagggggtggatggggatagacagatagatagatcgagggggtggatggggatagacagatagatagatcgatcgagggggtggatggggatagatagatagatcgagggggtgcatggggatagatagatagatagatcgagggggtgcatggggatagatagatagatagatagatctatctatctatctatctaatctatctatctatctatccccatgcaccccctcgatctatctatctatctatccccatgcaccccctcgatctatctatctatctatcgatctatctgtctatccccatgcaccccctcgatctatctatccatctatccccatgcaccccctcgatctatctatctatctatcgatagatagagggggtagatggggatagatagatagatagatagagggggtggatggggatggatagacacCCCCtcgatctatctatccatctatccccatgcaccccctcgatctatctatctatctatcgatagatagagggggtagatggggatagatagatagatagatagagggggtggatggggatggatagatagatagatcgatagatagagggggtggatggggatggatagatagatagatcgatagatagatagatagatagatagagggggtgatggggatggatagatagatagatcgatagatagatagatagatagaggggggggagggatagatagacagacagatagacagatagatagatcgatagatagatagatagatagagggtggATAGATAAGTAAAGGGCTGTCCGGGGATCAATGGATGGAGACTCTACGAAGGGTAAGTAGCAGTGTGCAGGTTTAAACTCGTTATTACTGATATTACCGGGCCACAGGAAGAGGGGGTTGGATCTGGGGCTAAACGGGCCAGCGGGCCTGACTCGGGGGTCGGGAGGGGCTGGGATCCCAAGGTAGATGGGCCCATGTGTCTGATCGGGGGTGGGATACCAGGCTGTCACGGGGGCCCCCCAGATACACCTGCCAGCCCTCCCGCTCCCCGGGGTCAAACCAGCCTGCGGGGGCAATGCAGTGTTATCACGAATTATTACAGTAACCCCTAGGAACCCTGACTGAGATCGGGGGTCCCGagatgctgggtgctgcacagaccccccccccacgactgagatcagggcaccCGTAGTGCACAGAGACAGCTTGAAGCAGCccccgccccaaagagctcaccacctaaacagacaaaggaaggataaAGATCGCCAGTTgcaagatggggaaactgaggcacagattaaaAATTATTGGCAGAAttatggaacccaggagtcctggctcccagtccccccagctctaacccaccagcccccactcctctcccagagccgggagagaacccaggagtctggctcccagcccccccgtgcTCTAGTcctcactcccttcccagagacagaacccaggagtcctggctgacAAACCCCACCTTGTGTCCCACCAACAACCCCTGCTCCCAGCATCAGAAATAATAACACACACACCGCCCCCAGGTCACACACATGCATTGGTTACACAGGGacccctcacccagcactgagatgcggccacctctggggtggggcggctggtgaCCCCGGGACCCCTTGCctggcgctgagatgcggccagggggctgggagagggatgAAGGGGTTGTGGGGTGATGGGGGACTGAGGGGGTTGTGCAGGGCCTGGGGGTGATGGggtctgggtggggggcaggcaatGGGGAGATATGGGGCTTTGGGAGAGGCTGTGGGGGGCTCAGAGGGATGGGGGCGAGTGGGGAATGTGGGGCTCTGGGGTCTAAGGGTGTGAcggagggatgggggatgggagggggcgctgaggggggatgggagaggggagcgggggctacgagggggatggggggagggatggggagtcgtggggtgtgtggggagatgttgggggaggggacgcTGCCCTTTTCtcccctcagtttccctcctttaCTCTCTATTTTTCCACCCACCCCATTTCTCCCCCGTTCCCATGGCAACTGGCAGGCAtgctgggcggggggggacaCCAGGAACCACCCATCCCATCATGCCCTGCATCTCCTTGAGGGGGTCCCCACTACAGgagcctctgccccctccccctggctcctcccctgtccccccaaCCCAGGCGGGGGGGGTCCCTGACTtgcttccccagccccccaccctgagggCCCATGGGGGGCTATATGGTATTTTGAGGGGCCCCCAGCTCAACCCGTCAATCCATAAAGCCTCCCATGAGGGGATAAATGGGGTGCCCCATggcacccccagcagccccccaacATCCAGTTATTGGGGACCCAACACACCCATCCTGAGACTGTGATTTTGGGGGACCCATTTACAAACTAGGGGGTCAAAGctgtggtgggtggggtgggtaTTGGGGGGCTGGTGGAAGAGGGGGGCTAGAGTCACAAAAGAGGGCGATGGTCACCCTCTTCACCAGTGGCAGGCCCCCCATATTTCCTGGCACAGAGCCCCCCAGTTGTACCCCATAGCATCTGATATTCCATGGCACTGACCCCCCAATATAGCCACAGCCCCCCTTCTCTGTGAAACCCCCCAATATGCCCTAGGGCCCCCCTGCTCTGTGCCACCAACACCCCAATATACCCCAGGGCTCCCCCTTCTCTGTGCAACCCCCCCGATACTTCCCAGGGCCCCCcttctctgtcccacccagctaATATACCTCAATGTCTCTCCTCTGTGCAACACCCTGATACACTCCAGGGCCCCACTTCTCCGTGCAACTCCTGAGTACACCCCAGGGCCGCCTTCTCCATGCAACCCCCCCATACACCCCAGGGCTCCCCCTTCTCCGTGCAACCCCCCCATACACCCCAGGGCCCCCCTTCTCCATGCAACCCCCTGAATACATCTCGGGCCCCCCCTTCTCTGTGCAAGCCTCTGATACACCCCAGGGCCCCCCTTCTCCATGCCACCCCCAAACACCCCAGGGATCCTGCTTCTCTGTACCACCCCCAATACACCCCAAGGCTCCCCCTTCTCTGTGCAAGCCTCCGATACACTTCAGGGCCCCCCTTCTCCATGCCACCCCCCGATACACCCCAGGGCCCCCCCTTCTCCATGCCACCCCCATACACCCCTGGACCCCCCCTTCTCTGTGCCACCCCCTGTACACCCCAGGGCCCCCTCTTCTCCGTGCAACCCCCTGAATACATCCCAGGGCCCCCCTTCTCTGTGCAACATCCTGATACACCCCAGGGCCCCCCTTCTCTGTGGAACCCCCACATACACCCCAGGGCTCCCCCTTCTCCATGCcaccccctcatacaccccaggGCTCCCCTTCTCCGTGCAACCCCCCGATACACCCCAGGGCCGCCCCTTCTCTGTCCCACCCCGCTAATATACCTCAATGTCTCCCCCTTCTCCGTGCAAGCCCCGAATACACCCCAGTCCCCCCTTCTCTGTGCAAGCCTCCGATACACTTCAGGGCCCCCTTCTCCATGCCACCCCCCGATACACCCCAGGGCCCCCCTTCTCCGTGCCACCCCCCATACACCCCTGGACCCCCCCCTTCTCCGTGCCACCCCCTGTACACCCCAGGGCCCCCTCTTCTCCGTGCAACCCCCTGAATACATCCCAGGGCCCCCCTTCTCTGTCCCACCCCGCTAATATACCTCAATGTCTCCCCCTTCTCCGTGCAAGCCCGAATACAACCCAGGTCCCCCCTTCTCCATGCAACCCCCTGAATACACCCCAGGGCCCCC from Natator depressus isolate rNatDep1 chromosome 28, rNatDep2.hap1, whole genome shotgun sequence includes these protein-coding regions:
- the NLGN2 gene encoding LOW QUALITY PROTEIN: neuroligin-2 (The sequence of the model RefSeq protein was modified relative to this genomic sequence to represent the inferred CDS: inserted 3 bases in 3 codons; deleted 1 base in 1 codon), with the translated sequence MPVPPGAGWRAGACVLLWAAGLAAGAAPRPPAEERHPVASTHYGKLRGVKKDLNNEILGPVVQYLGVPYATPPVGERRFQPPEAPASWAQVRNATAFAPVCPQNVHGMLPGIMLPVWFTDNLEVVAGYVLNQSEDCLYLNLYVPMEDGPLTKKRDEPSGNSPSGDEDIRDSGXKPVMLFLHGGSYMEGTGNMFDASVLAAYGNVIVVTMNYRLGVLGFLSTGDQSAKGNYGLLDXIQALRWLNENIGHFGGDPERITIFGSGAGASCVNLLILXHHSEGLFQKAIAQSGTAISSWSVNYQPLKYTRMLASKVGCDHLDTSETVDCLRRKPYRELVDQDIQPARYHIAFGPVVDGDVVPDDPEILMQQGEFLNYDILIGVNQGEGLKFVEDSMENEDGISASYFDFTISNFVDNLYGYPEGKDILRETIKFMYTDWADRDNGEMRRKTLLALFTDHQWVAPAVATAKLHAEYQSPVYFYTFYHHCQTDTRPEWADAAHGDEIPYVFGVPMIGATDLFPCNFSKNDIMLSAVVMTYWTNFAKTGDPNQPVPQDTKFIHTKPNRFEEVVWTKFNTKDKQYLHIGLKPRVRDNYRANKVAFWLELVPHLHHLHDPVYTSTTTRVPPYGTRWPPGSRAGPSTTRRPFPTLPPDEDEADDRRRYAPFPGDSRDYSTELSVTVAVGASLLFLNILAFAALYYKRDKRHELRAGVLGGRRPSPQRNAANDLVHGGQEEELMSLQIKHSEHDAHDLEALRPHEILRPACPPDYTLALRRAPDDVPLMTPNTITMIPSTITGMQALHPFNTFPTGHNNTLPHPHSTTRV